In the genome of Blastopirellula retiformator, the window TCACGCCGCCGCGATTGAATACGCCGCCAAGAACAACGTCGCCGGCAATACGCTGACGCTCGCCGATAGCGACGTGCAGATCGGCTTGTCGGTCCGAAAGGACGACGAGGGCCGTTTCGAGTTCTCGCCCGGCGGTACGCTGCTCAACTCCATTAACGTGACGGGATGTCGAACGCAGCAAGCGCCCGATGGCGCCGTTCGGCTCTATTTGACTCCAATTTTTGGGCATGAGTTTTTTCAACCGGTCGCCGACGCGACCGCCTCGCAGATCGACCGCGACATTGCGTTGGTGGTCGATCGGAGCGGTTCGATGACGTGGCGTATCGATCGTAGGACCTACGAGTACGGCTGGCGAAGTAACGACCCTGTTCCAGCCCGAGCCCGCTGGTGGGCGCTGGTCGATTCGGTCGACGGCTTTCTGTCGGAATTGGAATCGACGCCCCAACTTGAGCTGGTTTCGTTATCGACCTACAACAGCGGCGCATCGATTAACAAAAACCTGACCGACAAGTACTCGAAGATCTCGAAAGCCCTCGACAAATATTCGAAACACTATCCCGACGGTTCGACCAATATCACCGCCGGAATGGATCGCGGGATCCAAACGCTGCAGAACAAGAAATACGCGCGTCCCTACGCGTCGAAAACGATGGTGGTGATGACGGATGGTAACCACAACTACGGCAGCAGCCCAACCAACGCCGCCTATGATGCGGCCGAGAACGACATCGTGGTCCATACGATCACCTATAGCAACAGCGCCAATCAATACTTGATGCGAGAAGTCGCCCGGATCGGCGGAGGCCAGCATTGGCACGCTCCCGGAGAAGAAGACTTGGAAGAAATCTTTCGTGAGATCGCCCGCAACGCACCGACGTTGTTGACGTATTAACCTTGTTCGCCCTCAGGCGACGACCCCTTAGAGTCCCAGACCAAACTTTTACTTTTGCGGCAGGAGCGAATAAAATGGCTAGTGCAGTAGTTCTTGAGAACCCGAAGACCGAGAAGAAGTCGAACAGCGCCACAGCGCTGCGCCAGGAGCTGGAATCGCTCAAGGCCGAAGTCGCGGCGATCAACAAATCGCAAGCGGTGATCGAATTCGAGTTGGACGGTACGATCATCACGGCCAACGACAACTTCCTGGACGCCGTCGGCTACTCGCTGGGCGAGATCCAAGGGAAGCATCATCAGATGTTCGTCTCGGCCGAAGTCGCTCGCAGCGGCGAATACCGCCAGTTCTGGGATCGTCTGAAAAATGGCCAATATGACGCCGGCGAATACCAGCGGTTCGGCAAGGGAGGAAAGGAAATCTGGATCCAGGCCTCTTACAATCCGATTCTGGATGAAAATGGTCGCCCGGTGAAGGTGATCAAGTTCGCCTCGGACATCACGGCCGAGAAAAACCGCGCCGCCGATTGCGAAGGCCAGATCGCCGCGATCAGCAAATCGCAAGCGGTGATCGAGTTCAACACGGATGGGACGATCATTCGCGCCAATGACAACTTCCTGCAGACGGTTGGCTATACCCTGCCAGAAATCGTTGGTCAACATCACCGCATGTTCGTCGAAGACGAGTATGCCCGCAGTCGCGACTACCAGGAATTCTGGAACCGTCTGGGCCGTGGTGAGTACGGTTCCGGCGAATACAAACGGGTCGGCAACGGCGGCAAAGAGATCTGGATTCAAGCCTCCTACAACCCGATTTTCGATCTAAATGGCAAGCCGTGTAAGGTGGTCAAATATGCCACCGACATCACCGCTCAGAAACTGGAAAGCGCCAACTTCTCTGGCCAGATCGCAGCGATCAGCAAGTCGCAGGCGGTGATCGAATTCAACATGGACGGGACGGTTATTGACGCCAACGACAATTTCCTGGGCGCCGTCGACTATTCGCGTTCGGAAATCGTCGGTCAGCATCACCGGATGTTCGTTGAAGACGATTACGCCAGAAGCCGCGACTACCAGGATTTCTGGGCTCGGCTGAACCGCGGCGAGTTTGACTCGGGCGAATACAAGCGAATTGGCAAAGGCGGGAAAGAAATCTGGATCCAGG includes:
- a CDS encoding vWA domain-containing protein — protein: MKSRNKRPANRRRGAILILVACLLPVILWMAAFCVDVAYMQLTRTELRIATDAAARAGARTLSLEQDASLAHAAAIEYAAKNNVAGNTLTLADSDVQIGLSVRKDDEGRFEFSPGGTLLNSINVTGCRTQQAPDGAVRLYLTPIFGHEFFQPVADATASQIDRDIALVVDRSGSMTWRIDRRTYEYGWRSNDPVPARARWWALVDSVDGFLSELESTPQLELVSLSTYNSGASINKNLTDKYSKISKALDKYSKHYPDGSTNITAGMDRGIQTLQNKKYARPYASKTMVVMTDGNHNYGSSPTNAAYDAAENDIVVHTITYSNSANQYLMREVARIGGGQHWHAPGEEDLEEIFREIARNAPTLLTY
- a CDS encoding methyl-accepting chemotaxis protein, which translates into the protein MASAVVLENPKTEKKSNSATALRQELESLKAEVAAINKSQAVIEFELDGTIITANDNFLDAVGYSLGEIQGKHHQMFVSAEVARSGEYRQFWDRLKNGQYDAGEYQRFGKGGKEIWIQASYNPILDENGRPVKVIKFASDITAEKNRAADCEGQIAAISKSQAVIEFNTDGTIIRANDNFLQTVGYTLPEIVGQHHRMFVEDEYARSRDYQEFWNRLGRGEYGSGEYKRVGNGGKEIWIQASYNPIFDLNGKPCKVVKYATDITAQKLESANFSGQIAAISKSQAVIEFNMDGTVIDANDNFLGAVDYSRSEIVGQHHRMFVEDDYARSRDYQDFWARLNRGEFDSGEYKRIGKGGKEIWIQASYNPIFDLNGKPFKVVKYASDITAQVNLRHDMATLIEDVNENANQFSATSGTVSETSQMLAQGAQTQSAAVEEISASTQELISSISGIRDRSSETNRLSADTNQIAVEGGQAVTKSGEAMDLIKASSEQISEIIQVISEIASQTNLLALNAAIEAARAGEHGLGFAVVADEVRKLAERSSDAAKEISSLIKESTSRVNNGVELSAQAGNALQRIVAAVESTSGKITEIAIAADEQMNMANEVYGAIQQVADVTEQATAASEELAASSEELGAQAVVLRDLVDNFGKKN